Within Saccharomonospora cyanea NA-134, the genomic segment CTGCATGGCCTGTTCGTAGCCCTGGTAGATCTGGCGGGCACGCTCCACATCGGCCTTGTGCTGGTTGATCTGGTCCTCGGTGTCGGTGTCCCACGGGGTCAGAACGTCGACGACGCCTCGCTCCGGCGGATTCGCGGACACCGGAGGCAGCTGCTGCTTGATGCTGTCGAAGGTGTGGGCGCCGTCGGTGTACACGCGGGCGTTGGAGGCGTACACCTCCGCGGACGTCTGGGTCGCCTGGGCCCCCATGCGGATCTTGTTCGCGGCGGCGTCGGCACCGGCTCCCGTCCAGGAGCTCTCCAGCACCTGCAACATCTTCCTGCTGCGCTCACTCGCCTCGTGGTGAGCAGTGACGATGGCGTCGGCCTTGGTGGCCGCATCGTGCCATTTCGACGCGTCCCCCTCGTGCACGCGACGAACCAGCTCGTGAACCGGAAGGACCCCCATGTCGGCCAGAATCTTCGGAACGACTTCCTCCGCGAAGTTCGTTCCGATCCCGTCGAACAACCCCACCGTTATCTCCCCGCTTTGGCCTTCAGATTCCCCACGACCATCTCGGCGACCCTCTCCGCCGGGACGCAGGAGTCAACCCCCTCGGCTTCCTTCTCGGCGCTGAGAGTCACAGTTGTCGTGATCGAGTACTCGTTAGCCAGTCCCACAGCCACGGTGCAGTAACTATCGTCTTCGCTGGTCTTGTAAGCCACCGCAGGAAAGCCCGCTACCGGCCCCGATTCCCGGAAAACCTTTACTTGGGGCTTCGTGTTCGCATACTGCGCGCTAAGCCCTTCTCGCGACACGACGCTAAAACCGATCCGAAGCCCGCCGAGGGTATCCAGGTTTCCCCAGTCACAGCCCGGCCCCACCTCGTCGAGATCCCTGCGCTCACCTTCCGACGCAGCCGGACCCAATGCGCCCTGCACCTGTTGCCGAGTGAGGACGTCACACGGATGAACAGACAGCACCGACTCCGGCAACGGGTCCGTCACCGCTGGAGCACCGCTGTGCGGCAAACCGGGTTCGCTCGAAGAACTCGCCGACGTCTGCTCGGCGGGCCCCGGCACCGACGACTCCGACCCCGGAGCCGCCTCACCAGCCGACTCCTCCGAACATCCCGCGACCGCTAGCACGGCAAGACCGACACTCAGCACTGCAACCACGCGCTTCATCAGATGAAACCTCCACCAGAATCGGCCTCTCCACCGGAGGTGGTGATATCCCGTCTTGCCTGCTCGTCGGACTCTTGGTACAGGCCAAGCGCCTTGCCCAAAGCCCACGCGAGCCCTCTATAAAACTCGGCCTCGGCCCTGACATACTGGGCCCCGGCATCGAATGCTTGGCTCCCGACATCGTTGAAGCCCACACTGGCCGGGTCCTCAGCGGGCGGTCGAGTCTCGCGAAGGTTCTCCGCCTCACGCGCCTGCTCAGCCAAATCATCGGCCAATGCGGCGGCTTCCCGGTACAGGCCTTCGGCGGTGTCGGTGTCGAGTTCGAAGCCTCCACCCGCGCCGGGAGTCGAGGCCTTGCCGTCGACGATGAAGTTCGTGTTGCGCCACAGGCTCGCCATACCCGTACCGACCGCGCCCCCACCCGGCGCCGTCGACAGCCCTAACCGCGCGGCGTCGCCGACAGCGAAGTCGCCAGTTCCCCTGCTGGCTTCCACTACTCGCCCCCTTGCACTCTGCAACAGCCGACGAGCATCGTAGCGTGACCATCCCCTCACAGGGTGGGAACAGACGAAACCAGCCATCCACCTCACACCGGACACTTCTGGTCGACATCGTGTCCGCAGTCGTGCATAACCTGCGGACACGATGTCGGGGGCTTCAGCGTCCGGCTGGGACTCGTTCCTTCGGCGGGGCGGCCAGGAACTGTTTCTCGCTCGTCTTCTCCTTGTTCAGGGCCTTGTACAGGCCCCACATGACGAGCACCATCACCACCGAGAACGGCAGCCCCATGATGATCGTGGCGTTCTGCAGGGTCGCCACGCCGCCGACGATGAGCATGGCCAGCGTCAGCAGGCCGATGACGATCGACCAGAACACCCGCAACCACGGCACCGCGTCGGTGGTGGGCGTGGGCAGCTTCGACGTGAGGTTGCCCAGCACGAGCGCCCCGGAGTCGGCCGAGGTGACGTAGAACAGCAGGCCCACGACCGTCGCCAGGCCCGCGCTGAACGTGACTCCCGGGTACTGCGCCAGCAGCGTGTAGAAGCCCTGCTCGGGTGTGTTCGCCGCGACCTGACCGAACTCCGCGTTGCCGTCCCGCACCAGCTTCAGCGCGCTG encodes:
- a CDS encoding DUF3558 domain-containing protein, with translation MKRVVAVLSVGLAVLAVAGCSEESAGEAAPGSESSVPGPAEQTSASSSSEPGLPHSGAPAVTDPLPESVLSVHPCDVLTRQQVQGALGPAASEGERRDLDEVGPGCDWGNLDTLGGLRIGFSVVSREGLSAQYANTKPQVKVFRESGPVAGFPAVAYKTSEDDSYCTVAVGLANEYSITTTVTLSAEKEAEGVDSCVPAERVAEMVVGNLKAKAGR